From a single Drosophila sulfurigaster albostrigata strain 15112-1811.04 chromosome 3, ASM2355843v2, whole genome shotgun sequence genomic region:
- the LOC133840105 gene encoding uncharacterized protein LOC133840105 codes for MASMRTHFRATKGFCLCHLLCVWRMTGKLCTYLGYYHASYVPQRCSFVLDDQLYVQLMAIVNGFLILGYWWFAQRWIYDQLLLLLYGPLYIYFFQLRQHIAQLLNECAKIHQRFQALLGSWLCVSLRKGSVLTLLLPLELLLLLVWQYHMYYGYQFCFLAGLSFIYLLQLVWLGNYLIWLASIYRALNEFLLHHMSSYRMGTLKGILRQESRIWRLHFRITRYFVLHLLSFLTLIVSHSCRLFLGRINNHQLHIDRLQLVHLMLLLSLLITLLAAACELQQQRRHFHCNYLRLEDRIEYFQLKSWGLLKHQTLPMPFGLPLVRSFARPQHKRDIITIKLPAPKLRQSALPLVSIGLGHHRVQLPLPPLLSMLKQLGFILLLPLFVQLLNSQLRVTFYNPLTSGYSNANVTGTISQVFRFYVYDELE; via the exons ATGGCATCGATGCGTACGCACTTTCGTGCCACAAAGGGCTTCTGTTTGTGCCACTTGCTGTGCGTGTGGCGCATGACGGGTAAACTCTGCACCTATTTGGGTTATTATCACGCCAGCTATGTGCCACAACGCTGCAGTTTTGTGCTCGACGATCAGCTCTATGTACAACTGATGGCGATTGTCAATGGCTTCCTCATACTCGGTTATTGGTGGTTCGCACAGCGTTGGATCTACGATcagttgttgctactgttgtaTGGACCACTTTACATCTACTTCTTTCAGCTGAGACAACACATCGCTCAGCTGCTCAACGAGTGTGCGAAGATTCATCAAAGGTTTCAAGCTTTACTCGGATCTTGGTTATGCGTTTCGTTGCGCAAAGGATCTGTGTTGACTTTATTGCTGCCGCTGGAATTGTTACTGCTGCTCGTGTGGCAATATCACATGTACTACGGCTATCAGTTCTGCTTTCTGGCCGGACTCAGCTTCATCTATTTGCTGCAGTTGGTCTGGCTGGGCAACTATCTCATCTGGCTGGCGAGCATCTATCGAGCGTTGAATGAATTTCTCTTGCATCATATGAGCAGCTACCGCATGGGAACCTTGAAGGGCATCCTTCGACAGGAGTCTCGAATTTGGCGTTTACACTTTCGCATCACTCGCTACTTTGTGCTGCATCTGCTCTCGTTCCTCACCTTAATTGTCTCGCACAGTTGTCGTCTCTTTCTGGGCAGGATTAACAACCATCAGCTGCACATCGATCGATTGCAGTTGGTGCACTTAATGCTGTTGCTTTCGCTACTCATCACACTTTTGGCTGCAGCTTGtgagttgcaacagcaacgcagACATTTCCATTGCAATTATCTGCGCCTCGAGGATCGCATTGAGTACTTTCAGCTAAAGTCGTGGGGACTGCTAAAGCACCAAACGCTGCCCATGCCCTTCGGCCTGCCTCTGGTGCGCTCCTTTGCCAGGCCACAGCACAAAAGGGACATCATCACCAT CAAACTGCCCGCCCCCAAGTTGCGTCAAAGTGCTTTGCCTCTGGTCAGTATTGGTCTGGGCCATCATCGAGTCCAATTGCCGTTGCCCCCGTTGCTGTCGATGCTCAAACAATTGGGTTTCATACTGTTGCTGCCACTCTTCGTTCAGCTCCTCAACTCCCAACTCAGGGTGACCTTCTACAATCCCCTCACCTCGGGCTATTCGAATGCTAATGTGACCGGTACAATTAGCCAGGTATTTCGCTTTTACGTCTATGATGAATTGGAATGA